The genome window GCACCGCGCTCGACCTCCAGCGCGCCAAGGAGCTCTTCGCCGACAAGGCCGTGCCCCAGCAGACCCTGGACAACGCCCAAGCAGCCGCCGACGCCGCCGAGGCGAGCCTCGCCGCGGCCAAGGCGCAGATCACCGCCGCGCAGGAGCAGAAGCACGCCGCGGAGACCAACGTCGACGTGGCCAAGGGCCGGATGGAACAGAGCTCGCAGGTGGACGCGCAGCTCGCGGCGTCGAAGTCGAACGCCGATCTCGCCCACGCCCGCGTGACCAGCGCCGAGGCGCAGCTCGTGCTCGCCAAGAACCAGGTGGCCTACACCCAGGTGACGGCGCCGACGGATGGCGTGGTGAGCAAGCTCGGCGTGCACGAGGGCCAGCTCATCCAGCCGGGCCAGCCGCTCGCGGAGCTGGTGCCGGATGAGACCTACGTGGTCGCCAACTTCAAGGAGACGCAGATTGGCCTCATCAAGCCCAACGACAAGGTCGAGGTGAAGATCGACACCTTCGGGGGCAAGACCTTCGAGGGCAAGGTGCAGAGCCTCTCCGGCGGCACGGGCTCGCGCTTCTCGCTCCTGCCTCCCGACAACGCCTCGGGCAACTTCGTGAAGGTGGTGCAGCGCGTGCCGGTGCGCATCGTCTGGACCAACCCGCCCAAGGACGTGAACCTGCGCGCGGGCCTGTCCGCGGATGTGACCGTCTTCGTGAAGTAGCTCTCGTCCTCCTCTCTCCAACTCGCTTCGAAACTCTGAATCCCCGGCCCGGGTTCACCAGGGCCGATTGGGAGGGACATTCCATGGAACGCCTGTTCCGAAACGCCGCGTTCGCTGCGGTAGCCCTGGCTGGCTCGCTCGCCCAGGCCCAGACCGCGCCCGAGAAGATCGACATCGAGGCCGCGGTGCAGAAAGCCCTGGCCCAGACGCCCGGCCTGGCTGCCGTGCGGGCGCGCCAGGATGCCGCCGAGGCCACCGCGGACTCGGTGCGCGGCCGCATGCTGCCCACCATCTACGTGCAGGACGAGCAGTTGCACTACAAGGACCCCTTCGTCCCCGGCTTCTTCGGCGGCAGCTTCGTCATCTATAACAATAACGTTAATACCTTCGTGGCCTCTGCCAGCCAGCCGCTGCTGGGCTTGCTGCACCTCACCCAGGACCATGCCTCCGCCACCAACAACGCCGATGCGGCCGGCGAGCAATCGAAGTCGGTGGAGTCGACGGTGCGTGAGCAGGTACAGACCGCGTACCTGCGTTACTTCGAGGCGGTATCGGCGGTGGGCGTGGCGCAGACCAGCGAGGCCCAGCTCGCGGAGCAGCACAACCTCGCGGAGGCACGGCTCAAGGCGGGGGTGATCACCAACGCCGATGTGTTGCGCATCGAAACCGCGCAGGCCAACGCCAAGCTGCAGGAAGTCCAGGCCCAGTCTCAGGCCGACGCCACCAAGGACGCGCTGCTGGTCACACTGGGCTACCCGCCGGGCGCGGCGGTGGAGCTGGTGGATCCGGTGTCGATGGTGGAGGCCACGCCCGCGCAGCCCGAGGACACGGCGGCGCAGACGCAGGCGGAGCAGAACCGACACGAGGTGGCCGCGGCCCGGCTACAGTCCACGGGCGCCGCGCACCAGAAGAACTCGGCGTTCTTCAAGCTGCTGCCCGAGGCCAACCTCGAGGCCGCGTACACGCACATCCACGGCGAGGCGCTGGCCCCTCCAGACGCCTCGTACATCGGCCTCAAGGCCAGCTGGCCCATCTTCACCTGGGGCGCCGACTGGTTCGCGTACAAGGCGGCCCAGGCCAACGCCGCCGCCGCCGCGCTCAGCGCCGACGACCAGGCGCGCCAGGTGCGCATCGACGCGTCGACCAAGCTCGCGCAGCTCAAGGCCGCCGCCAGCGCCGTGGATCTCGCGAAGACCGCCATCGCCAGCGCCGAGGAGGCGTACCGCGTGACCAACGCGCAGGTGAAGGCCGGCGTGGCCACCTCGACGAGCGACCTGCTCGACGCCCAGAGCGCGCTCACCCAGGCCAAGCTCTCGCTGGCGCGCGCCAAGTACGAGCGCGCCATCGCCGGCGTGGCCCTGCAGCGCGCCACGGGCGGCTGATCGACGGCGCGCACAGTCAATCGGCGCGGGGCTGGTTATGCTCTGCGCCATGCGCATCCAGAGCATCGAGATCGTCGAGGACCGCACGGCCAGCGCGCGCTGCGATGAGGGCTTCTTACGCCTCAAGCGCTACCGCGCGCGCAACCGCCGCGAGGACGGGAGCGCGTCGAGGGAGTACCCCATCGACGTCATCGACCGTCCGACGCTGGACGCGGTGGCCGTCTGCGCCTGGGCGCGCACGCCGACGGGCGTCCAGGTGCTCACCCGCGCCGGCCTGCGGCCCGCGGCGGCGTTCCGGCCCAAGGAGATCGCCGCCCTGCCCGAGCCGAAGTACCTGCTCATCGAGGAGCTGGTGGCGGGCGTGCTGGAGCCGGGCGAGCGCGGGTTCGCGGCGCTGCAGAAGCGCGCGGCCGCGGAGCTCGAGGAGGAGGCCGGGATGCGCGTGCCGCCCGAGCGCTTCACGGTGATGGGCGCGCCGTTCTTCATGCTGCCGGGGATCGTCTCCGAGAAGATCCACATCCTCGCGGTGGAGGTGGAGCGCGGAACGGGCCCCGCGGAGTGGGCCGCGCCCGACGAGGGCGACGGCTCGCCGCTCGAGGAGGGCGCGGTGCTCCGCTGGCGCGAGCTGGGCCTGGCCCTGCACGCGTGTGAGGAAGGCGAGATCGAGGACGCCAAGACCGAGCTCGCCCTGCGACGCCTGGCGCGGCACCTGGGGATCCGCCTG of Deltaproteobacteria bacterium contains these proteins:
- a CDS encoding HlyD family secretion protein, which translates into the protein MVAANTAPAADAEPPKKSPRKPLMVLGTLVALLVVGLGGYALMTANQEQTDDAQVEADVVPMAARVGGQVIKVAVQENQAVKKGAVLFQIDDVDYKAREKQAEAELATAQAQAAAADAQYQVVQANAQGGFNSAKASVSGSSAAVATASAQIAAAQAQLARAQADQRRTALDLQRAKELFADKAVPQQTLDNAQAAADAAEASLAAAKAQITAAQEQKHAAETNVDVAKGRMEQSSQVDAQLAASKSNADLAHARVTSAEAQLVLAKNQVAYTQVTAPTDGVVSKLGVHEGQLIQPGQPLAELVPDETYVVANFKETQIGLIKPNDKVEVKIDTFGGKTFEGKVQSLSGGTGSRFSLLPPDNASGNFVKVVQRVPVRIVWTNPPKDVNLRAGLSADVTVFVK
- a CDS encoding TolC family protein, giving the protein MERLFRNAAFAAVALAGSLAQAQTAPEKIDIEAAVQKALAQTPGLAAVRARQDAAEATADSVRGRMLPTIYVQDEQLHYKDPFVPGFFGGSFVIYNNNVNTFVASASQPLLGLLHLTQDHASATNNADAAGEQSKSVESTVREQVQTAYLRYFEAVSAVGVAQTSEAQLAEQHNLAEARLKAGVITNADVLRIETAQANAKLQEVQAQSQADATKDALLVTLGYPPGAAVELVDPVSMVEATPAQPEDTAAQTQAEQNRHEVAAARLQSTGAAHQKNSAFFKLLPEANLEAAYTHIHGEALAPPDASYIGLKASWPIFTWGADWFAYKAAQANAAAAALSADDQARQVRIDASTKLAQLKAAASAVDLAKTAIASAEEAYRVTNAQVKAGVATSTSDLLDAQSALTQAKLSLARAKYERAIAGVALQRATGG
- a CDS encoding NUDIX hydrolase, which gives rise to MRIQSIEIVEDRTASARCDEGFLRLKRYRARNRREDGSASREYPIDVIDRPTLDAVAVCAWARTPTGVQVLTRAGLRPAAAFRPKEIAALPEPKYLLIEELVAGVLEPGERGFAALQKRAAAELEEEAGMRVPPERFTVMGAPFFMLPGIVSEKIHILAVEVERGTGPAEWAAPDEGDGSPLEEGAVLRWRELGLALHACEEGEIEDAKTELALRRLARHLGIRL